In Numidum massiliense, a single genomic region encodes these proteins:
- the recQ gene encoding DNA helicase RecQ, whose product MAFAQDVLQNYYGYPSFRRGQEEIVASILARRDTLGIMPTGGGKSLCYQIPALLLDGVTLVISPLISLMKDQVDALHSIDVPATYINSSLSQEEVDERMVTAAQGSYKLLYVAPERLESPRFTAMIKKLPVPLVAVDEAHCLSAWGHDFRPSYLAIAKMIDLLPVRPIVAAFTATATKKVTEDIVNLLGLRGNNVFIAGFDRENLTFNVVRGANKRDFVTEYAAANREQSGIVYAATRKEVDQLHHYLQKKGFAVGKYHAGLTEEERTLAQEQFLYDDVRIMVATNAFGMGIDKSNVRYVVHYNMPKNMEAYYQEAGRAGRDGEKSACTLLFSPQDVQIQKFLIEQSQAADERKAFEYKKLQAMVDYCHTTRCLRQYILHYFDDAHDGDCGNCSNCNDSRELVDVTVEAQKVFSCVRRMNENFGATMVAKVLKGSKSQKVLQLGLQRLSTYGIMTRQTEKEIVDFIHRLIAEGYLTLTEGQYPVVKLAPPAVGVLKGKENVWQKVQQKQEQIVADDSLFEALRRLRRQLAQDEGVPPYIIFPDSTLREMSRVCPLNKSALRGVKGVGEAKLAKYGEIFLTFLRDYVAENEQLTAGD is encoded by the coding sequence ATGGCATTCGCGCAAGATGTGTTACAAAACTACTACGGGTACCCGTCTTTTCGGCGCGGGCAGGAGGAAATTGTCGCTAGCATTTTAGCGCGCCGCGACACGCTCGGCATTATGCCCACCGGAGGTGGGAAGTCCCTCTGTTACCAAATTCCCGCGTTATTGTTAGACGGCGTCACTCTCGTCATCTCGCCGCTGATTTCCTTAATGAAGGATCAAGTCGATGCGCTACACAGTATTGACGTCCCGGCGACGTACATAAACAGTTCCCTTTCGCAAGAGGAAGTCGACGAACGGATGGTTACGGCGGCACAAGGATCGTACAAGCTGTTGTACGTGGCGCCGGAGCGGTTGGAGTCGCCTAGGTTTACCGCGATGATCAAAAAGTTGCCCGTGCCGCTCGTCGCGGTGGACGAAGCACACTGTTTGTCGGCGTGGGGTCACGACTTTCGGCCCAGTTATTTAGCGATCGCCAAGATGATCGACTTATTGCCGGTGCGACCGATCGTCGCCGCGTTTACGGCGACCGCGACGAAAAAAGTGACCGAAGACATTGTGAACTTGTTAGGCTTGCGCGGCAATAATGTGTTCATCGCCGGCTTTGACCGGGAAAATTTGACGTTTAACGTCGTGCGTGGCGCGAACAAGCGCGATTTTGTGACCGAGTACGCGGCAGCCAACCGCGAGCAGTCCGGCATCGTTTACGCGGCGACGCGCAAAGAAGTGGATCAACTACACCACTATTTACAGAAAAAAGGGTTTGCCGTCGGCAAGTACCACGCAGGTTTAACGGAAGAAGAGCGGACGCTCGCGCAAGAACAGTTTTTGTACGACGACGTGCGTATTATGGTCGCGACGAACGCCTTTGGCATGGGCATCGACAAATCGAACGTCCGCTACGTCGTGCACTACAATATGCCGAAAAATATGGAGGCGTATTACCAAGAAGCGGGGCGAGCCGGACGCGACGGGGAAAAAAGTGCGTGTACGCTTTTGTTCAGCCCGCAAGATGTGCAAATCCAAAAATTTCTCATCGAACAGAGCCAAGCGGCTGACGAACGAAAAGCGTTTGAGTATAAAAAGCTGCAGGCGATGGTCGATTACTGCCATACAACGCGTTGCTTACGCCAGTACATCTTGCACTACTTTGATGACGCCCACGATGGCGACTGTGGCAACTGCAGCAATTGCAATGACTCGCGGGAGCTGGTCGACGTCACGGTCGAAGCGCAAAAAGTGTTCTCCTGCGTGCGCCGTATGAACGAAAACTTTGGCGCGACGATGGTGGCGAAAGTGCTCAAAGGGTCAAAAAGCCAGAAGGTGTTGCAACTCGGCTTACAGCGCTTGTCCACCTACGGCATTATGACGCGTCAGACGGAAAAAGAGATCGTCGACTTTATCCACCGCTTAATCGCGGAAGGCTATTTGACGTTGACGGAAGGGCAGTACCCTGTCGTAAAGCTGGCACCACCAGCCGTCGGTGTGTTAAAAGGGAAAGAAAACGTGTGGCAGAAGGTTCAGCAGAAACAGGAGCAAATCGTCGCCGACGACAGTTTGTTTGAAGCGCTGCGCCGGTTGCGCCGGCAGCTTGCGCAAGACGAAGGCGTACCGCCATACATCATTTTTCCCGACAGTACGCTTCGCGAAATGAGCCGCGTCTGCCCACTGAACAAATCTGCGCTACGAGGTGTCAAAGGGGTCGGCGAGGCGAAGTTAGCTAAGTACGGGGAAATTTTTTTAACGTTTCTTCGCGATTACGTAGCAGAGAACGAGCAACTGACAGCGGGGGATTAG
- a CDS encoding MFS transporter, which produces MERIEREPYYPILILIGVAHFLNDLMTSVVQAMLPVLQKDLHLTYAQLGTVVMVSTLTASLLQPVVGLFTDKQSRPWLLPLAAFFFVCGLLGVANAHNYATTLLSVVLIGFGSATFHPEGSRVAHLASGPRKGLSQSIFQVGGNAGQAFGPIAVLFVFLPFGLKGAYWLIVAAGASGAILLVIAKWYRQFKVRKAVQREGENAAPQYGALALLVAVVSMRSWIHSGVSSFLPLYYVNVAGWTLKTAEIALFIFLLAGAVGTFCGGVLSERYGMKNILIFSMVGTIPFLLLLPYVDGVWSFVVVFIVGFISLSSFSVTVVYGQHLFPGKIGLVSGLMIGFAIGMGGIGASLMGGLADRIGLAALLQLFAALPLLGGLLGLPLPNDQRERQLKQSA; this is translated from the coding sequence GTGGAGAGGATTGAGCGAGAGCCATACTACCCGATTTTAATTTTAATCGGCGTCGCCCATTTTTTGAACGATTTAATGACATCGGTCGTACAGGCAATGTTGCCGGTCCTGCAGAAAGATTTGCACTTGACATACGCTCAGCTTGGTACAGTCGTCATGGTCAGTACGTTGACGGCGTCACTGTTACAGCCCGTCGTCGGACTGTTTACCGACAAACAGTCGCGCCCGTGGTTATTGCCGTTGGCGGCGTTTTTTTTCGTGTGCGGTTTACTTGGGGTGGCGAATGCGCACAACTATGCGACGACGCTGCTCTCCGTCGTGCTCATCGGGTTCGGTTCGGCTACGTTTCACCCGGAAGGCTCGCGTGTCGCCCATTTAGCTTCCGGCCCGCGCAAAGGGTTGTCGCAGTCGATTTTTCAAGTCGGCGGAAATGCGGGACAAGCGTTTGGGCCTATAGCGGTTTTGTTTGTTTTTTTGCCGTTTGGACTAAAAGGTGCTTATTGGTTAATTGTCGCGGCAGGAGCATCTGGCGCCATTTTGCTCGTCATCGCGAAGTGGTACCGGCAGTTCAAGGTGAGGAAAGCAGTACAACGCGAAGGGGAGAACGCTGCGCCACAGTACGGGGCACTCGCGTTACTCGTCGCTGTCGTGAGCATGCGTTCGTGGATTCATAGCGGTGTCTCCAGTTTTTTGCCGCTCTACTATGTCAATGTGGCCGGGTGGACGCTTAAAACGGCAGAAATCGCTCTGTTTATTTTTTTGTTGGCGGGTGCAGTCGGGACGTTTTGTGGCGGCGTGTTATCGGAACGGTATGGCATGAAAAACATACTCATCTTCTCGATGGTCGGGACGATTCCTTTTTTGTTACTGTTGCCGTACGTCGACGGCGTCTGGTCGTTCGTCGTCGTCTTTATCGTCGGTTTCATCAGCTTATCGAGTTTTTCGGTGACGGTCGTGTACGGACAGCATTTGTTTCCGGGAAAGATCGGCCTCGTCTCTGGCCTTATGATCGGGTTTGCGATCGGCATGGGAGGCATCGGCGCCTCGCTCATGGGCGGTTTAGCCGACCGTATCGGCTTAGCGGCGCTGTTGCAGCTGTTTGCCGCGCTGCCGCTGCTCGGGGGGTTGCTCGGGCTGCCGCTGCCGAACGATCAACGGGAGCGGCAGTTGAAACAGTCGGCGTAA
- a CDS encoding thioredoxin family protein: MTVREAHMTEAEKMMANEENLLNEKVTLNDWFESGMTTEDYIDSMKINKKDMLHVYETFALTEEDRAFFTQLQAQQLRVIALTADWCGDAMLSVPILMHIADTAAMDIRLLVRDKNLELMDQYLTNGTSRSIPIFIFIDESGDEQAVWGPRAPEVQQLIDDLRTTIPAEDDPTYEEKQREMYRTFKARILSDESLWRAVSRSLQERLQPLI, from the coding sequence GTGACAGTGCGCGAAGCACATATGACGGAGGCTGAAAAAATGATGGCAAACGAAGAAAACCTGTTAAATGAAAAGGTAACGCTAAACGATTGGTTTGAATCCGGAATGACGACCGAAGATTATATCGACAGCATGAAAATTAATAAAAAAGATATGCTGCACGTATACGAGACTTTTGCCCTGACGGAAGAAGATCGCGCCTTCTTTACCCAGTTGCAGGCACAGCAATTGCGCGTCATCGCCTTAACGGCCGATTGGTGTGGCGACGCGATGCTGTCGGTGCCGATTTTGATGCACATTGCCGACACAGCAGCGATGGACATCCGGTTGCTCGTCCGCGACAAAAATCTAGAACTGATGGATCAGTATTTGACGAACGGCACGTCTCGCTCGATCCCAATTTTCATTTTTATCGATGAGTCTGGCGACGAACAAGCGGTGTGGGGTCCGCGCGCACCGGAAGTACAACAACTGATCGACGACCTTCGCACCACGATTCCCGCCGAAGACGACCCGACGTACGAGGAGAAGCAACGCGAAATGTACCGGACATTCAAGGCGCGCATTCTGTCCGACGAGTCACTTTGGCGGGCTGTGAGCCGTAGCTTGCAAGAGCGGCTGCAACCGTTAATTTGA
- a CDS encoding Na+/H+ antiporter family protein encodes MLLLNPVILSVLVLAALSLARINVIFALLAAAAVAGLSAGLPIEETFKTLIAGMGGQAETSLSYLLLGIFAVIIARTGITELLIQSVLPKMKGKHTVIVFTIAAFACLSQNVIPVHIAFIPILIPPLLAIFNHLKIDRRAVATALTFGLKAPYILIPAGFGLIFQGIVQEEMTKNGVAIELSQIPSAMLIPVGGMVLGLIIAVLFTYRKPRTYDSFVTFAASNEAAAAAEQAKKAWTWQHTLTIVAIVVVVALQFKYESLVISALGGILTLFFTRVVKWTDGDGLVQDGIKLMGVIAFVMLIASGYGHILRETGATDELVKAASEWLGGSQLLGATIMLAVGLLVTMGIGTSFGTIPILATVFVPLCAALGFSPLATAALIGTAGAIGDAGSPASDSTLGPTSGLNADGQHHHIWDTCVPTFIHFNIPLFIFGIVAAMVL; translated from the coding sequence GTGCTGCTACTCAACCCTGTCATTTTATCTGTACTCGTGCTCGCCGCCCTCAGTTTAGCCCGCATTAATGTCATATTTGCTTTGCTCGCGGCGGCAGCCGTCGCCGGCTTGTCAGCAGGATTACCGATAGAAGAGACATTCAAAACGCTCATCGCCGGGATGGGCGGACAAGCAGAAACGTCGCTCAGTTATCTTTTACTAGGGATTTTCGCCGTCATTATTGCCCGTACGGGTATTACAGAACTGCTTATCCAGTCTGTGCTCCCGAAGATGAAAGGGAAACACACCGTCATCGTCTTTACGATTGCCGCTTTCGCCTGCTTATCGCAAAACGTCATTCCAGTCCACATCGCCTTTATTCCGATTCTCATTCCGCCGTTACTCGCCATTTTTAACCACTTAAAGATCGACCGTCGCGCCGTCGCCACGGCACTCACTTTCGGATTAAAAGCACCGTACATTCTTATTCCGGCTGGTTTCGGCTTAATTTTCCAAGGGATTGTCCAAGAAGAGATGACGAAAAATGGAGTGGCAATCGAACTGTCACAAATTCCGTCCGCGATGCTCATCCCGGTCGGCGGTATGGTGCTCGGGCTCATCATTGCCGTATTGTTCACATACCGCAAACCGCGCACGTACGACTCGTTCGTTACTTTTGCCGCGTCAAACGAAGCAGCTGCTGCCGCAGAGCAAGCCAAAAAGGCTTGGACGTGGCAACACACGTTGACGATCGTCGCCATCGTTGTCGTCGTCGCCTTACAATTTAAGTACGAATCGCTCGTCATCAGTGCGCTCGGAGGTATATTGACGTTATTCTTCACCCGCGTCGTCAAATGGACCGACGGCGACGGACTCGTGCAAGACGGCATCAAACTGATGGGCGTCATCGCCTTTGTCATGCTAATCGCTTCCGGATACGGCCATATTTTGCGCGAGACGGGCGCCACCGACGAACTCGTCAAAGCCGCTAGTGAATGGCTCGGCGGCAGCCAACTGTTAGGTGCGACGATCATGCTCGCCGTCGGTCTGCTCGTGACGATGGGCATCGGGACATCGTTCGGTACGATCCCCATTCTCGCCACAGTGTTCGTCCCGCTCTGTGCGGCACTCGGCTTTAGTCCGCTAGCGACTGCGGCGTTAATCGGCACCGCTGGCGCGATCGGCGACGCCGGATCCCCTGCGTCCGACAGCACACTCGGCCCGACGTCTGGATTAAATGCCGACGGGCAACACCATCACATATGGGATACGTGCGTCCCGACGTTTATTCACTTCAACATTCCGCTGTTCATTTTCGGGATCGTCGCCGCAATGGTGTTATAA